One window of Pseudochaenichthys georgianus chromosome 18, fPseGeo1.2, whole genome shotgun sequence genomic DNA carries:
- the tmem256 gene encoding transmembrane protein 256 has translation MTAAVVVRRIAALSGASAVAAGAYGAHGFKNSDPDDYQRVLFETANKYHFYHSLALLGAAHSSKPAVAGTLLIAGMGMFCGSLYHQSMTGDSALRKIAPMGGVAMIAGWLAIIL, from the exons ATGACCGCTGCTGTTGTTGTCCGGAGGATAGCAGCTCTGTCAGGGGCTTCTGCGGTGGCAGCAGGGGCATACGGGGCTCACG GCTTCAAAAACAGCGACCCCGATGACTACCAGAGAGTG CTATTTGAAACGGCCAACAAGTATCATTTCTACCACAGCCTGGCTCTGCTGGGTGCTGCCCACTCCAGCAAACCTGCTGTG GCGGGGACCCTCCTGATAGCGGGCATGGGGATGTTCTGTGGCTCTCTGTACCACCAGTCCATGACCGGAGACTCTGCTCTACGCAAGATTGCTCCCATGGGGGGTGTAGCTATgatcgctggctggctggctataATTCTCTGA